CCGCCCCCCATACTCCTTCAACTCAGTTATTTCCTCTCTACCATTCTCTTCACTTACGTGCTAATGCCGAACTAAATATAGGCATACactgagagaaaaaaaggaacggaGTAATGAAGGGGCcgtgaaagaaaggaaaaaataaaagaaaaataaaagaaagaaagaacaaaaacttTACCTTCGCTCcgagtaaaacaaaaacataatgGCAAAAGTTatcgaacaaaaaaaaaactcccctACACTCCTCTACAGCAGTGGTGAATAAGATACgcaccacacaaacacacaaaaaaaacatatatatactcatTTCTGCGAATCGTTACATCATGCAAACACTTCCTCATTGTATTTTGTACTTGTGCATttgctgttattgtttcttgtttttttcctctcgttttctgcttttccttttccttttccttttgttttgttttgttccttttctttttttttattttctcaacCTGTCACCTTTCTACCAGTCTGCAGTCATCGATGATGTTAACAATTTCTGTCTCCCCATTGCGTTGGTCATCTCCCACGCACAAGTAACATCACCAACACATTTTTTCAGATGTGTACACCATTGAGTTTCACGacaaatttgaaaaaaaaaaaattggaaaGAAGTCAAACATAAATAAGGTcagaactttttttttttaaaaaaaggtaaaaagaataaaaagaaaagtatgaAGGAAGCCACAATACACACAACCTCGCACAAAACACGCacgaagaagggaaaagaaataattaaaaaaaaaaaagaagggcgCAGGCAAAAACAAACGTTGTCAAGCCTCCAGAGGCAGGTAGGAAAATATACGGTGGTAGCTGAATTCACGAAACCAGTAAAACAATACTGGTCctcaattttaaaaaaaaattataatgataatgataatgataaaaacAGTAGATATAACATCAAAACcaggagaaaggaagaagaaaaaaaaagaagaataaacaTGTAAAACTCTCATTACACAAAATACGGCGGGTCCCAAGAGTTCCTGCCCTAATAGCCTGCTTTATTGTAACACCACATTCATTCCTCTCATTTGTGTACGTGCATCTGCTTTCACTTAAGTCAGGCAATCGCTTCTCTGCCAGTGTGAAGATGataattaataataataaataataataactggaATCAGTATTAGCACTACTGGTAATAGAATATGCGTGACATCATATTCCTATTTCACGCTAGCGCCCCAATATCTCATACTACTTTATATAGTTGCCGCTACTAGTCACTActaattattatcattattattgtagCACTTCACTTTTATACTGactctttcctccttttttccgcTCTCTTTCTTCAATACGTCCCTCTagcttctcctcttctttttgggttttcattcatttttttttattttttcgttttgatgGGGATGATTGTAAACCTttaaaacatacacacacacacacacacagacacaccaCAAACTACTTGTTCGTCACCAaccatttatatatatatatatatttttcaacCATTGGACAAATCACTATGCGCTGCTGCCATTATGCTAATAAATGCTTTACCTTTTACTCATTGCTCAGTTTGTTcgcttgtttctttgtttgtactcattttacttttgttgttgttttattttcattttttttttcctccactcGAGGTCTACCTTCACTTTTCACCCCTTTTGTTAATCCctaaacacaaataaaaggCAAGGAGAGTAGAAATCAACAccaaatattttcttttcaaaaaaaaaaaaaagacaaaaaaaaaaagaaagacctCCTTTACTCCTACATaatattttctcttcacatTCATTTGGAtctcctttcattttctcttctgttaccgcacttcatttttttcttttctttcttctaaCATTGAATTGTTTCGatccagttttttttttaaatattttcatGAGATAATACAACACGATATATCTCTTTTAACATACGAATATGAAATTGCTcactttttgtgcttttccccattctatgcacttcatttttattacgCATTCATaaatgcacacacaaaagtgtCGTATTCCGCCCTCAGCGACACATGCGGTTACAACAGCGGCGgtcaaaaggaagaaaaagtaaaagtaaaaaaaaaaaaacgaaatcacacaaaaacaaatgccaGCAtaaaccccccccccccagatATAAATTTATACaagttaagaaaaaaaaagaatgcagacgacctggaaagttaaaaaaaaaaacattcctTCAGATGCGGTTCAGAACacgagaggaaaaggagaaagggaggaatgagacacacacaaacagcaacaaaagagaaaataatagaGTAAAAGAATAAATTGAAAAGTCCTACGGCCGTCCACACAAGGTAATGTGGTGAAAGGATCCCTAAAAGCAAACAAGTGTTTTGTAAAGTCACTCATGGAAAAGTGATACAACAACAATTGAAGGTAACAAACCTTCACAGCCCCAACACAACATGGAACTCAGAAACAgtagagcaaaaaaaagaaaaagaaaaaagaaaaaagaaagaaagaaaatgccTTAAAGCGTcggaacaaacaaactaaagTGTGGTATCACCTCACCGTTcaagttgttgctgtggcCGTACGCTCCCAAcatgtctttcttttccccttctctctaaTGCGGTCCATCTATCCCCATTCTCcgttccacacacacacaagaaaaaaaagaaaaaaacgccaccaaaaaaaagcctcccaccccttcccccccccgccTCCGGGAACTTCATCgctaaataataaaataccgCTGCGGACTCTACTGACAAAGTGGGGAACCGGCTGCTTAAGAACTGCACCATTTCttgaccatttttttttcctttgaactctgttgttttgtttccatctCCTGGGATTGTCGAAAAAACGGGAGCGAATACATGGCATATGAAATATTGAAgcgaatatatttatatattttatatatgGCAAGAGCATTGAGGTAATGTAAGAAGGTGATTAATtttaaggaaaaagaaaacaaagaaacaaacacacgtgTACGAAGCACCACAGTCGCGCCTTCCTATAGCCCCAGATCCCAATCCCCACCCAATTCACACAGTTCCTTCTTATCGTACTCTACATtaaatgaaataaataaataaataaagcgaACCGCACACATCCCTTTGTCCTTTTTGAGGCCGTTTATTTAAATCCATACCCCGAGTACCTCCAAAACAGGGTGTCCTCATATCCCCCTCACAGCAAGCGAACATATATAAAGATAGATGAAGGTAGATACATTATTGATATAGCGCTTACGTAACTCGGGACGGCACTTTTGTCCAAATGCACCTCCCTCTCGTATGGTGTCAGAGATGGAAAGTGTttgagaaggagagaagaaaaaaaagatcccGCATTACATTTAAGGAATTTAATGTGCTACTACCACCGCGTTCACCagggagaggaagggaaaatggTGTAAAATCGTACAACAAGGGGAGGAATACACAAAAACGGtacaaaccaaacaaatggGAGACGGAAGGGAGTGGGAAGTCTAAGGGgataaattatatatatatatatatatataccctCGAAACCACGCCATAACTAatacggaaagaaaaaaggaggaagagcgcAACGCATgctgctattattattactccTCGCCCTGCGGGGGCACGGTGCTGGGCAGAAACTGTATGTTggtttccttctttatttgatCCATAACGTCCAACGCGAACTGCAAATCAGCGCGGGTGTGAGCAGCAGAAACACAGAAACGAATGCGGCACCCCAGTAGTGGAGTAGCGGGGTATCCAACAATCACAATAGCAAGACCACGGCGCAtgcatttcctccacacGGCAATTGCTCTCCCAAGATGGTAAAGCATTACGGGAACGACGGGGGAGGCGTCATTACCAAGGACAGAGAAACCACGATCGATCAAGCCCTGGCGGAAAAATCGTGAATTTTCCATCAGTTGCTGTATGTGCTTGGGTCCAATGTCGGTGCCATCATTACCGTTTAGGACGTCAAGCACAGAGAGAGCCTGCTGAGCACAGGGAGGAGAAAGCGTATCGCAGTGAAGCGCTAGAGAGCTGTGAGTTCGGATGTGGTCAATTACGCTCTGATCCCCAGCAAGATAACCGCCAATAGCCCCGAAGCTCTTGGTGAAAGTCCCCATGAGAATATCCACGTCACGCGGGTCTACACCGAAGTGCTCCGTTACGCCACGCCCCGTACGACCAGTTGCACCAATAGAGTGAGCCTCATCGACAAAGAGCAGGGCACCGTACTTTTTCTTAAGTTCAACAACACGAGGAAGATTAACAAACTCTCCCTCCATACTATAGACACCCTCAACGACGATGACAATGCGGGTCCATGGCACGTATGCGCCCTTTGGATTCTGCCCGAGCACAACCGCCTCACGGAGCACCTTCTCCAGGCTGTTCATGTCAGCATTCTTGAATACCTTGGCGCGGGCCCCAGATAACCGTATGCCGTTAACGAGCGAAGAGTGGTTCAAGCTATCGCTGACCACAAGTGTATCCTCACCAAACAATGCAGGAAGACCACGAAAGTTTGTGCCGAAGCCCATCCCACACACAACAGCGTCCTCCTTCTTTAAAAAGTCTGCTATGGCACGCTCAAGTTTAGAAACTGGACCATGCTGACCGGCGTGTTGGGCGGCGCTGCATGAAGCAAGACCATAGCGATCTAAGCTGTTAAGCACCTCACGAGTAATATGGGGTATAT
This region of Trypanosoma brucei gambiense DAL972 chromosome 10, complete sequence genomic DNA includes:
- a CDS encoding serine palmitoyltransferase, putative translates to MPTYVEAENFLDAPRGAVVANKAVTEAESCDEAYNKQGSVRASFAANGATDTICQKESVGTHTQPKRVTHQEEEHKSIPFISVVMTYFTFLLLFTFGCIAELRQKLFGAKRKQREGYASLLTFLEYFWQNHFYRRARDCFNHAIDSRPSRVIGVMERVSTDSNRTFSFTGNIKPCVNLSSYNYLGFADDIPHITREVLNSLDRYGLASCSAAQHAGQHGPVSKLERAIADFLKKEDAVVCGMGFGTNFRGLPALFGEDTLVVSDSLNHSSLVNGIRLSGARAKVFKNADMNSLEKVLREAVVLGQNPKGAYVPWTRIVIVVEGVYSMEGEFVNLPRVVELKKKYGALLFVDEAHSIGATGRTGRGVTEHFGVDPRDVDILMGTFTKSFGAIGGYLAGDQSVIDHIRTHSSLALHCDTLSPPCAQQALSVLDVLNGNDGTDIGPKHIQQLMENSRFFRQGLIDRGFSVLGNDASPVVPVMLYHLGRAIAVWRKCMRRGLAIVIVGYPATPLLGCRIRFCVSAAHTRADLQFALDVMDQIKKETNIQFLPSTVPPQGEE